The following are encoded together in the Lactuca sativa cultivar Salinas chromosome 1, Lsat_Salinas_v11, whole genome shotgun sequence genome:
- the LOC111916597 gene encoding uncharacterized protein LOC111916597, protein MVVPAQLTAEAVNQLREGIDLLLGRWSALQMAVQNEWGGRDTRQKAQQLAVDIYQWLIRPSEALYVDELENLLDDFMLSLNTEIDDGSIEEIADNLMIIHEECLEGNFASIERLRQSAPQIAAASHQMQVVNGGEDDSDSTSSSGDESMEMADGVDPTSNMADMTLNESARPAAPTVDADGWTVVSSRRNRR, encoded by the exons ATGGTGGTGCCTGCTCAGCTTACAGCTGAGGCTGTTAATCAACTTAGAGAAGGTATCGATTTGCTTCTTGGTCGATGGAGTGCACTTCAGATGGCTGTACAAAACGAATGGGGTGGACGGGATACTCGCCAGAAAGCTCAGCAACTTGCTGTTGATATCTATCAATGGCTAATCAGACCTTCTG AGGCATTATATGTTGATGAATTGGAGAATTTGCTTGATGATTTTATGCTTTCTCTTAATACCGAGATTGATGACGGTAGCATAGAAGAG ATAGCAGATAATCTAATGATCATTCATGAAGAATGTTTGGAAGGTAATTTTGCATCAATCGAAAGACTGAGACAGTCTGCACCTCAAATTGCTGCTGCTAGTCATCAAATGCAG GTTGTGAATGGTGGTGAAGATGATTCAGATTCAACCTCAAGCTCAGGGGATGAGTCAATGGAAATGGCAGATGGGGTTGACCCGACTTCAAACATGGCGGATATGACACTTAATGAATCAGCAAGGCCAGCAGCACCAACTGTTGATGCAGATGGCTGGACAGTTGTCTCCTCTAGGAGAAACAGAAGATGA